The Fusarium keratoplasticum isolate Fu6.1 chromosome 4, whole genome shotgun sequence genome contains the following window.
TTGTCACCAGCCTTCTTCAGGGCAGCAGTCTCGATCTGACGGACGACTCCAACCTTGTGGCCTGCAGCGACTAGGCGCTTTGCGTGGACGGGAAGACGATGGACGGGGATGCTGGCTGAAGCAAAGCGATCCAGGTGTGCCTCTGACGGGTCTGTAATTGTTAGTACCCATGAACACAAGGGGTTGTTTAGGATAGCTTACGCTCATCATATCGCATCTTTCCAGGTATGCAGACTATGCTCAGCTCCTTGGCTGCGATGCGAGCGTCTTCACCAAAAAACCGGAACTTGTagccaacctcgacaatgAGGATTGTGTCCAAATGCTTCCtcttgatgtcgaggaaCTGTATCTCCATGGGAGTCAGCTTCCCAGTCTTGgagcccttcttcttggtttTTGTTTTGGGCGCCgcagcctcgtcctcgtctccttcaccatctgcatcttcatcatcgccggctGGCGCGTCGTCCTGGAGACGGCGTCGCCAGGCCATGGCGTCCGGGTGCCCGAGTTTCTTGACGAACTTTTTGTGTAGCTCATGTTGCCGTCGCTTCTCTTGcgcatcctcgtcttcctcggcgttCTCTTGGGCCTTCTGAGTATTCCGTGCACTCGAATCGTCGTATCGATATCGTTCCGTGCGTGCCCTGGAGGGTGATGATTGATTGGCCTTTGTTTTGGAGAAGAATGTACTTGATTCTGCATCCTCTGCATCATCTGCTCGAGACTTTTTGAGGGCCTTCTCGGGTTGTTCGTTCTCCTTTTCCGTGTCTTCTAGCGGTCGTTTTCGTGATGGCGAGCCGGCATCTTTGCTCGAAGGGGATTGAGCCTTGGCTCGTGCCTCGCTCTCCTTCTGGAAGACGGCAGCTAGGCCATTGACGGTCTTGGGAGTGAAGAAGGAAGTGAGAGACTGCTGCTTCTTTGCTGCGGGCTTTGTGGCGGGAGCCATGTTGAAGACCAAGTTCCGTGGCCGTCGTGGCTGGCTTTGATATGGGGAAGCTGTTCACAGGAGTTGTCCCTGAAGCAGCGGATGGTGACGTTGGAGAAGCGCGTTTTGGCTGGCCGAGACGCGTTGAGTGGTTATGTGACCCACTTTTCCCGAGTCTGCTGGAACGGGCTTGAATCTATGGTTGCTTGCTTTTGTGAGACCAAGAGAACAAGGGCATTGTTTTTACGAGGAAATGAAAGGGATGGATTGGATCCTGATTAGTTGGGATCTGAACGATTCTGCACTTCAAAGTAAAATTTCCAGATTTTCCTACGTATTGTTGCAAGTCAGATAATACATGTTGGGTCTATAATGTGAGCTTCTGTCACTAACAGAGCTCCCATAACCTACTAAATATTTCGAGGAGAGACGGATGAAAGCTGAAATGATCTACGAGACAGCAAATCAAAGCTTCTTGGGTCTTCTCCTCTTTATCATTTGCATGCTCCAAGCTTTCTACAAGGGTCGGACAGGGGAAACGTCCACACCCCGGACAATCTTGTAACAGAACGTCAGGGCCATTATGCGGCCATAACTAATTATCCGAATGCCCTCTTGACATATACGGAACCAACAGTCTTCAAGAGCCGTTGGTTGTTTTTGCTTGTTTCACTCTTATTGTCTGGTGGGAGCTTCGTACCTATGCTCATGAGGCCTGTTGAAGTCGTGATTGGACGCATGTGAAGACGTTGCGCCCAGGAACAAATCAGTACAGATACACATGTACACATCGACTCATTCCCGTCTCAAAGAAGCAGTGACTCCTCTCTGTGCTCGAAAGCCAGCTGTCTTGAGCTGCCAGGTGGGTAAATGCGAGCGCTGGTACTGGCTCCCTCCTGTTCTtggctcgaggagctcagcgCTTGCATCGAGGCTATGCTGGTGCCCATGATGGGTCAGAAGCCTCTCATGATGCACGGGTCTACCCCAAATGATCCACACTCACCGTCGTCTGGCCCCCAAACCCTGGCACTTCCCGAGACCCTGTTCTCTGGCCCGCTCCAGATCAAGCTCCCGGGCGCTTACAGGATTGGCAAATGTCTTGACGGGGCCAATCAGCGGCCGCTGTTCCTCATGGTGCCCGCTGAAATAGAAGTCGGGTCCCCATTTCGAGATGGATTCTTTTGCCGTGGTGACGAAGTATTGCTGTGCATGATTAAAGCTGGTTTCCTCTGTGCCCCTGGATGAGAACTTTTTTGTTGATAAGTTTTGCGCAAGTTCGTGTCGTCTTGGCTAATATATCCGGCGGCTAAACGCTTGGTATCGTGTCATGCAGTTGAACATGTTGGGCTGTAAGAGCAGCGAGAGTATCATTCAACTGTCCTAATTCCATCGAGAAAGTTGTTAGCGAGATATTGGCCTTGATCCTTGCCCTCGCGTACTCGCTGGTTCTTTATCAACTCTCAAGTATTGGgcctccatctttgccacACCACTACGCTGCAGACAAGCTCCCTCCCAGCTACTAACGTCACCCGCGCCCAAGCATCCCCGCCTCTCCCGCCGTACCTGCCGGGGCCGTCTATCATATTTGTATGGCCAAAGCAGGGCACGGCGCTTGACCAGACAgaccctctcttcctctctcgtgtcccccttctcctcgtccacgTAATTTTTGTCTCCTTTATTGCTCCTTTTGTCTGCTTGCTTCATCCATCTGTCAGACTCATCGCGCTTCTGAAACCAATACATAAAGCTCTTGTTCCTGGCGCGACCGTTTCTGCGACCCGCTGGAGCTTGCCGGGGACCGCCCACGTCACTTGGCACCTGTCGCACCTACCTACTACGTACCTTCAGGCCTCACGCAACGCAACCCCGCCCAACCACCAAGACTCATCGCGACTCTGCGATTTGAAGGATTCGCCCTCACTCGAGCAAGTTCCGTCCAACAGCAATCCCTAGCGCCTCGTCATCTTTTATTCTTGGATACTCGACCTTGCGAAACGCTCGCCTCATACAGCCCTAGTGCGGCGTCTCGTCGTCCCCTCCTCTCACCGAACAACCAACCCCGCGATACCTACCTGGGCACATACCCAGAAACCGCCTCACATTATACTGTCGCCCGCCCCGGCGCTCCTCTAGGTCAAGATGGAGCGAAGCCGCGGTGTCCCGGACGAGGAGATGTTCCTCAACAAGCCTGCTCCCGACGACTGCGACAGCCCGACCATCGAGCCACTGCGTATCTTCAAACCCCAGAGCCCCCAACCCGCCAAGGACAgcaggtcctcctcctccaccttcaGATACCCGGCGCCTCCTTCGTCCACGTCTCCCATCTCTAAGCACTCcttccctcttcctccaggtGCCTCGAGCTCTGCTGCCCCCCTGCCCTTCccggacgacgacgatatcCGTAAACCAACTCCAGCAAAGCCCTTTGGTTCGGCCTATAATGATACCAGCCCTCGTCTAGACACAAGTCCCCAGGGAAAGAAGCCTGGTCTTGCCGAGCGAAGAGGTGCCGTCCCAAAGCCCATTTCTTCTCCAACAAGTCCCGATGCCGACCAGGATCTCTTTCAGCGTCCCATAGCAGATCATCACCGTCCGGGttcctccaacgccaactATCCAAGCTACCAAAAGACATACTACCCACCACCCGGTGCCGCCGAGGCCCCCCAGCCCCCGGCGAAGACTGCCGTTGAGCAAACAAAGATGGATGGCTCAGGAGTGAATCGGTTTGCTTCAACCGCCTCGACCTCAACCACCCGGGCTAGCCGGGgttcccctcctccccccgaAACCCCGGTCGAGGAGCCCGGTCACGTACCGGCTGATGCTATCGAGGCCCGGTATGCAGCCGCCGGTATTTCTGGCACTGCGACGCTCAACAGCCTCGGCGCCCCCAGCGCTGCCGCCACCCAGCGACTTGCCCAATATGGAAATCAACCTCCGCCTCAACGGCCGTGGACGCCGACAGAGTCGCCGGACCAGGCGCCATCCGGACCTCCGACTGTTTACCAGGGCATGAATGCCATTTCAAGTCCTCCCCCGACTAAAGTGTCGTTCAgtcctcctccccagccgcaacagcagcagcaatacATGCCTCCACCACAaccccagcagcagcctcagcaaccCCAGCAACCTCAGCAACCCCATGGTCAGGAACAAGTTAGTGTATTGGAGCAGGACTTCGAACGCATGAGCACAAACTCGCCGCCTCCTGCATACTCGAGCTTGAACACTGGCTCTGGTTCTTCCTATCCAAGTGAGAAACAGCgccctcaacaacagcaacagccgcAGGCACaacagccacagccacagcagcagcagcaacacccTGCACTCGCATCAGGCTCAACTCCTGCCCAGCAGCCGACTCCCAGCGCATCGACACCACCTAAGAAGGCAGCGGCCGtggcagcagccgcagcgACAGCGGCGACCgcgactgctgctgctggccttgcCTCGCCCGCTCTCCAACATCCTGGCCACCCAGCATTTGCCAATGACCCTCACCCCGAGCAGAATGGACAAAGCTCGCAGCAAGCAACCGCTGCTGCTCAGCCCTTTGAGGCTCAAAATCCGGCTTCGCCTCCTCCCTTGCCTGAGGGATGGATAGCACATCTCGACCAGAACTCCGGCCAGTACTATTACATCCATCTCGCAACCCAAGCGACGCAGTGGGAATTCCCCAAGGGACCAAACCCCATGACACATGAGCAGGCCCCTCTGTCTCCCACGGCATCCACGTATGGAAACCCGCTAGGATCACCTGGCATGTTTGGCAAGCAGAATATGGCCTCGCCCATGTTCCCACCCCACACTCCAGGCTATGCCGAGAGTATCATGAGCGTGGCCGCTTCGGCTACTCCCACAGCTGCTGGATTCACAGGACCCCCACCCAGCGCTGGCGTTGACATGTATAGAATTCAGCCTACCAATGGCGTCTACTTTGGTCCGTACCTTCGATATGTCAACATGGATGTTGAAAAGGGCCTGTGGCTTGGAAGCATTCTTGTCGTGACGGATGCTCCTCAGCCCCCGACAATCCACCTCCACTTGAGTATGGATCTATCACCCAATCCCAGACAACTTCAGCCTCGTCCCATTTTCACGCACCAGAGGTGGAAGTTTTATAAGTATGATATTGAGCTCCCCATGTCTGAAACTGGTACCGAACGATGGACATACGCTGTCACGTCCCATCTGGGCTGCACCCGCTACGAGTTTGTTGTCGCTGGACGTCAAGAAACGAGTTGGCGTTTCATCGCACACTCTGGCAATGATTTCGCCTCCGGAACATCGCAGAACGAGCGTGCCAAGCTTGGCGGAGTCGGATTCATGTGGAAGGATGTCCTCCAGAAGAATGTCGAATGCGGTGGCTTCCACGTCCAGCTGGGCCTGGGAGACCAGATTTACGGTGATCGACTTTGGAAAGAAGTGCCTCTTCTCAAGCAATGGCTTGCCATGAGCGGCCgcgagaacaagaagaaTGTCCAATGGACAGCCCGCCACGAGGAAGACGTTTCTCATGCCTACTTCCACTACTATACCAGCCACTTTGATCAGCCATACCTACGGGAAGCGTTTGCGCAGATCCCTCACATCCTGCAGATTGATGATCATGACATGTAAGTTTGTTGCTTGTTTCTTTAGAGACTGTTACTGACTAGTATAGTTTCGACGGATATGGTTCCTACCCTGATTATATGCAGTCGTCGCCCATGTTCAAGAACATTGGCCGAATTGCAACGGAAATGTATCTACTCTTCCAGCACCACACTACGGTCGAAATGCTGCGAAACGTTAGCACAGATCACGACATCTTCACAGTTACCGGAACGGGTTGGCACTTTGTCAAGTTCCTTGGACCGGCCGTGGTGGTTGTTGGCCCTGATTGTCGATCAGAGCGTACTCAGGCCCAGGTCATGGCTGGCCCGACCTATCAAGGCATCTTCCCCAAGGTCGCCACGCTACCTCCTAGTGTACAGCACTGTATCTGGATGGTCTCTGTACCACTTGTGTATCCTCGCCTGGATACGGTGGAGAGTCTTGCCAACACCATGGCCGTGGGTAAGAAGGCGGTCAACACAACGTACAACATTCTGGGCAAGGTGACAAGCTCAGTGGCTGGCGTGGTTGGTGGCAGAGAGGTTGTTGCCCAGGGCTTCTcgcaggtcaagaaggcagTTGGCAAGACGGGTCTCATGGGCAACGTTCTGAACCAGTTTGGCGAGCTTGATATCCAGGAGGTGCTCAAGGATATGTGGACGCATGACACCAAGGATCTCGAGAGGACCTACTTTATCCGAACGCTCCAGGGCATTGCACAGCAGAAGGGAATCCGAATGACCTTCCTTTCTGGAGGTATGTTGGCAATCCTTTGATACACACTGAGCATCCAAACTAACATGATTATAGATGTCAACGCCTCAGGAGCGGGACTGGTCCATGATCCCACTCACCCTGGCGACCACAAGACCATGTACCAAATCATCTCGTCGCCAATCGTGGCGGCACCACAGAGCAACTATGTCCTCAAGATGCTGCACAACCAGAAGACGCTGTATGTGCCACAGAATGGCAAGAAGTCGACGCATGAGGTGTCGGacaccaaggaggacatgatggagatcTTCCACACTGATGCCAGCGGTGCCGCGcgggagctcaagaagctcatgggCCGCCGAAACTATGTCGCTGTCGTGTCCTATGACCAAGACGCCCTGGCGGCGCAGAGCCAGGCAGCCTTTAGCCCCAACCCAAGCCTGAACGGCTCACAGCACGGGCAGGGCCTGTCCAAGGTCAGCCTGGCTGTCGATTTCGTGGTGCAGGGTGACGGGGCCTTTACAGCGCCGACCAAGTATGGTCCCGTCATCATCCCTCATTTGGAGTATGGACGATGAGGGAACTAGAAGAGCTGGACGTtgatctcgaggaggatggagtTGGTGACAGGTTTCGGCCATTTGATGTTGCACATGTAGCGGCCTATATGACTTGACGAAGACTTGTTTATACATTTGGATATACCTTGATGTTGAATACCTACCTATGGACATGACAATATCCTTTATCACATGGCAATTGATGAATATTAAGAGCAGTTGTTGAATATGTGCGCAAATTTTGTATTTTCTTGGTCTCATGTCTATTGTACGTGTATGTGTGCTTTTGTTGCTTCTTATTCCAACGCCAGCATATGCATCTAGAGATCAAAGAGCTCCTTGAGGATGCGGATGGTGTCCTCAGGGCCAGTGACGGAGTGTCCGACGGTGCGGGAGTCGGTGTAGATCTCGTAGTCGTTGCCGCCCTCGAAGGTCTTGTCGCCGAAGAAGTGGATGGTGTTGTAGGTGATGCCatcgggcttcttggcctcgttctCGAGGTGCCTGAGGCAGTAGGTCTTGTCCCAGCCAGTGGGGAAGACGTCGAAGGAGATCTGGCCTCCAATGGAGAAGCTGTGCGGTGTGCGTTAGCCGTTGGGGTCCTTGTCATGATGGGTTGAGTTTAGCATACGTGAGGCCGAGGTGACCGAAGCGCTCCTTCAGAGCCTCGACAAACTTCTGGCGGAccttggcgtccttgtcAAACTTCTCAAAGTCGTTGCGCTCCTGGGTGCTGGCGTTACGGCCGATGGGGCTGATGTTGATCATGCCGTTGCGGAACTCGATAAAGGTACCGCGCTTGAcggggaggtcgaggtcggcgatgTAGTGGAGGCAGAAGTTGGCGAGCTCCTTGTACTGGTCCTCGCCGATCCACTTGATGAAGGTGTTGGACTCGAGGGGCTCGCCGAGCTTGTAGGCAGTGAGGCCGTTCTCGGAGAAGCAAAAGTCGAAGAGGGCGGTGACGGGCTGGCCAGCGGGCTTGCCcagctgctcctgctgcttggcaaagtcggAGCCGCCGACGTAGCCGATGGAGCACTTGGCGcggaggtcctcgaggatctggagAACCTCGGGGGAGGCGTCCTTTTGCGACTGTTAGCGACGAAGGAGGGCGGTGGAGGGATAAGCAGGGTGTACCAGGCGGGCGGGGGTGAGGGTGCCGTCGACATCGAAGAGGCAGATGGTGTCCTTGAGAGGACGCTCCGCGAGGGGAGTGtaggagggaggaggattgGCCATTGTGAAATTTGTGAGGGCGATTGATGAAGGaacaaggaagaagaaaaaaatggCACAGAATACCCAAAGTAGCTGGGTcaatggtgttgaggaggggGAAGGGGTCTGAGGGGCAGCTGCGATGCAAGTGTGCGGGGCAACGATGGAAGCTACTGTAATGTACCTTCTCTGAACGGGCAAGAGCTTGACCACGTCCGGACGTCTTATACTTGACTCTGTGCAGCCTCTAACTTGGaccaaacatcaacatcaacaagcgCAAtctggcatcttgaagcCCATGACGAATTCATCTTGTTTCAACACTGGTCACGCGGGGCATCGATCACCTCGAAACGATGGATTACGCGACAGATCCCCCCTCACAAGACCACGTTGGCCCATTTACAGATATTAATCGCCCAAGCCACTCCAGGGGTTGCTTGACCGGACGACGGTAGAGAGTCATGTCGTGGAGGCGCAGTTGTTGAAGCGAGATGAGATTGACAAGATCTTAACTAGGAACGCGCCATTCGAAGCCATGAGGACAGCATGTCATGAAGAGGATGGTTCTTTGCTGCCGTTCAGCTCGTCCCCTCCCTGACAGTCTTGTCTTGTTCAAGCTCAGCGGTTGAGTGCATAGGTGCCTGGCCAAACTTGCCTCTATCTCTACTCTCCGAAACAAACCTCCACTCAAGGCTAATGCGCTATCAACAAGAAgtttgaagccatcatgaGCCGCTGCAATTTGACCATCTTAATTTGTCTGCCCCCACTGCGATCTCCCGCAAGCGAAATCTCGGCCGCCTTTTTTAAAGTGGGGTCCCCACCGACACCATCGGTGGACCGCTCCTCCGACCTCCGAACCGTTCGCGGACGACAAGTGGGCCCCTCCCCGCCGAAGCCGCCTCGGTCAGCCCTCGGTGAGCGGCGCATCAGAAAATAAGCTCGCCAGCTGCCCGCCAGC
Protein-coding sequences here:
- a CDS encoding WW domain-containing protein; this encodes MERSRGVPDEEMFLNKPAPDDCDSPTIEPLRIFKPQSPQPAKDSRSSSSTFRYPAPPSSTSPISKHSFPLPPGASSSAAPLPFPDDDDIRKPTPAKPFGSAYNDTSPRLDTSPQGKKPGLAERRGAVPKPISSPTSPDADQDLFQRPIADHHRPGSSNANYPSYQKTYYPPPGAAEAPQPPAKTAVEQTKMDGSGVNRFASTASTSTTRASRGSPPPPETPVEEPGHVPADAIEARYAAAGISGTATLNSLGAPSAAATQRLAQYGNQPPPQRPWTPTESPDQAPSGPPTVYQGMNAISSPPPTKVSFSPPPQPQQQQQYMPPPQPQQQPQQPQQPQQPHGQEQVSVLEQDFERMSTNSPPPAYSSLNTGSGSSYPSEKQRPQQQQQPQAQQPQPQQQQQHPALASGSTPAQQPTPSASTPPKKAAAVAAAAATAATATAAAGLASPALQHPGHPAFANDPHPEQNGQSSQQATAAAQPFEAQNPASPPPLPEGWIAHLDQNSGQYYYIHLATQATQWEFPKGPNPMTHEQAPLSPTASTYGNPLGSPGMFGKQNMASPMFPPHTPGYAESIMSVAASATPTAAGFTGPPPSAGVDMYRIQPTNGVYFGPYLRYVNMDVEKGLWLGSILVVTDAPQPPTIHLHLSMDLSPNPRQLQPRPIFTHQRWKFYKYDIELPMSETGTERWTYAVTSHLGCTRYEFVVAGRQETSWRFIAHSGNDFASGTSQNERAKLGGVGFMWKDVLQKNVECGGFHVQLGLGDQIYGDRLWKEVPLLKQWLAMSGRENKKNVQWTARHEEDVSHAYFHYYTSHFDQPYLREAFAQIPHILQIDDHDIFDGYGSYPDYMQSSPMFKNIGRIATEMYLLFQHHTTVEMLRNVSTDHDIFTVTGTGWHFVKFLGPAVVVVGPDCRSERTQAQVMAGPTYQGIFPKVATLPPSVQHCIWMVSVPLVYPRLDTVESLANTMAVGKKAVNTTYNILGKVTSSVAGVVGGREVVAQGFSQVKKAVGKTGLMGNVLNQFGELDIQEVLKDMWTHDTKDLERTYFIRTLQGIAQQKGIRMTFLSGDVNASGAGLVHDPTHPGDHKTMYQIISSPIVAAPQSNYVLKMLHNQKTLYVPQNGKKSTHEVSDTKEDMMEIFHTDASGAARELKKLMGRRNYVAVVSYDQDALAAQSQAAFSPNPSLNGSQHGQGLSKVSLAVDFVVQGDGAFTAPTKYGPVIIPHLEYGR
- a CDS encoding Phosphomannomutase; this encodes MANPPPSYTPLAERPLKDTICLFDVDGTLTPARLDASPEVLQILEDLRAKCSIGYVGGSDFAKQQEQLGKPAGQPVTALFDFCFSENGLTAYKLGEPLESNTFIKWIGEDQYKELANFCLHYIADLDLPVKRGTFIEFRNGMINISPIGRNASTQERNDFEKFDKDAKVRQKFVEALKERFGHLGLTFSIGGQISFDVFPTGWDKTYCLRHLENEAKKPDGITYNTIHFFGDKTFEGGNDYEIYTDSRTVGHSVTGPEDTIRILKELFDL